In the Dictyostelium discoideum AX4 chromosome 6 chromosome, whole genome shotgun sequence genome, CtgtattttataatatgCAAACCAATCTATCAGGTCTTTTCACTAGAGGTGGTGCAATCTTTGCTGCCATTCTTTTCAACGCTTTTCTAAGTGAGGGAGAGCTTTTTGCTACATTTTATGGTAGAAGGattttacaaaaacaacagTCCTATGCTATGTATAGACCAAGTGCTTTTCATATTGCACAGGTTGTAACTGATATTCCATTGACTACAGTtcaagtttttttattttccattgTTGTTTATTTCATGTTTGGACTTCAATACGAAGCTggtaaattctttattttctgtTTCACTTTAATTGGTGCTACCTTGGCTACAACCAATATGTTCCGTGCCTTTGGTAATTTATCACCATCACTTTATGTAAGTCAAAATGTGATGACAGgtatattaattttcatgATCAGTTATTGTGGTTATTCAATTCCAAAGAATAAAATGCATCCATGGTTCGGTTGGTTCTTTTGGGCAAATCCTTTCACTTATGCTTTTAAAGCATTAATGGCAAACGAATTTATGGATTTAAATTTCTCTTGCGAAACTGAAGCAATTCCATATGGTACTGATCCAACAACTGGTGCTCCTTATGATAATTCGGTTAGAGTTTGTGCATCTGCTGGTTCACGTCCAAATACATTGGAGGTTAAAGGTTCAGATTATTTAATGGATGCCTTAACATTTAAAAGTGATGATCGTACATTAAACATTTTCATTACTTATCTTTGGTGGGTacttttcatcattataaaTATGGTCGCAGTTGAATATTTAGAATGGACAAGCGGTGGTTTTACAACAAAAACTTATAAAAAAGGTAAAGctccaaaattaaatgatgcTGAGGAAGAGagaaaacaaaatgaaattgtaGCAAAAGCAACTAGTGAAATGAAAGATACTCTTAAAATGAGAGGTGGTGTTTTTACATGGGAAAACATTAAATATACTGTTCCAGTTGGTAAAactcaaaaattattattagatgatGTTGAAGGTTGGATTAAACCAGGTCAAATGACTGCATTAATGGGTTCATCAGGTGCTGGTAAAACAACACTACTCGATGTTTTAGCAAAGAGAAAAACATTGGGCACTGTTCAAGGTAAAACTTTCCTTAATGGTAAAGCTTTGGAAATTGATTTCGAACGTATCACTGGTTATGTAGAACAAATGGATGTTCATAATCCAGGTTTAACGGTTAGAGAAGCATTACGTTTTTCTGCTAAACTTCGTCAAGAACCATCAGTTTCATTAGAAGAGAAATATGATTATGTCGAACATGTTTTAGAAATGATGGAAATGAAACATTTAGGTGATGCTTTAGTTGGTACTTTAGAAACTGGTGTTGGTATTTCAGTtgaagaaagaaaaagattaaCAATTGGTGTTGAATTGGTTGCTAAACCTCATATTCTTTTCCTTGATGAACCAACGTCTGGTTTAGATGCTCAATCTTCTTATAATATTGTTAAATTCATTCGTAAATTAGCAGATGCTGGTATGCCATTAGTTTGTACAATTCATCAACCTTCCTCTGTATTATTTGAACATTTCGATCGTATTCTTTTATTAGCTAAAGGTGGTAAAACAGTTTATTTCGGTGATATTGGGGAAAGATCAAAAACTCTTACTTCTTATTTTGAACGTCAAGGTGTACGTCCATGTACTGAATTTGAAAATCCAGCTGAATATATTTTAGAAGCAACTGGTGCTGGTGTTCATGGTAAAACTGAAATTAATTGGCCAGAAGTTTGGAAACAATCACCAGAACTTCAAGAAGTTCGTAGAGAATTATCATCTCTTGAAGCTTCTGGTTCATCTTCATCCTCTAATGAAAATGGTGTTCCAAGAGAATTTGCAACAAGTATTTGGTATCAAACATGGGAAGTTTACAAGAGAATGAATGTAATCTACTTTAGAGATCCTTTCTATGCCTATGGTAGTATTCTTCAAGCTGTTATGACTGGTATAATTGTAGGTTTCACTTTTTGGGATTTAAAAGATAGTTCATCCGATATGAATCAACgtattttcttcattttccaAGCTCTCTTACTTGGTatccttttaatttttgtagtTATGGTTCAATTTTTAGTACAAAAAGAATACTTTAAAAGAGATTACGCTAGTAAATTCTATTCTTGGTTCCCATTTGCAATCTCAATTGTTTTGGTTGAAATTCCATATACCATTGTTTGCGGCTCGGTTTTCTTCTTTTGTTCATTCTGGACTGCTGGTCTTTTCATGGAAGGTCAAAATGGAGCAAACTTTTACTTTTGGattatctttatcatttACTTGTTCTTCTGTGTCTCATTTGGTGGTGCAATTGCTGCAGTTTGTAATCATATGTTTTTGGCAATGACTCTTGTACCATTACTAATTGTTTTcctatttcttttttgtgGAGTTATGGTTCCCCCAAGCCAAATTCCTACGTTCTGGAAGGGTTGGGTCTATCATTTAAATCCCTGTCGTTATTTCATGGAAGGTATCATTACAAATGTTCTCGAACATCAAAAAGTTAATTGCTCATATGAAGATTTaactaaatttaataatcctACAACTTTAACATGTGAAGAATATTTTGTACCAGCAACTGGTTATGTTACAAATACTACCTCTGATAACTCTGAATGTGGTTATTGCATTTTCAATAGTGGTGAACAATATTATAAAACTCTTGAATGGGATGCTTCAAATAAAGGTCGAAGTATTGCAATTCTAATTGCTTTTTGGATGTTCAATATTTTCTTAGTCGTTtcatttgtttatttaacaAGAAAACCAAGTAGATAAATTATCTCAATAGTCCTTatagtaatataaaaaaaaaaataaaaaaaaataaaataataataataataataataataataataataataataataataaaaaaaaaataataataaaaaaaaaaaaaaatatattcaaataaaataaactttatctttttttttttatttcttttaaaaaaaaagtattttttaaaatttaattgactAAGAGTTTATAAtccaatttttattaaatattaaaatatataaatttagggtttatcatttttttttttcaaaccaCATTAGTcacaaaatattcaaataaaaaaaactttgtctttttttttatttcttttaaaaaaaagtattttttaaaatttaaattgacTAAGAGTTATAatctaatttttattaaatattaaaatatttaaatttagggtttatcattttttttttttaaaaaatattaattttaaacaaaagagaggaagaaaagaaaaaacaataattattaatgttgtttgtgatattattaaaaatttaatcattattactattattgtcaAAAATTTGCTGATAAATCATCAAAGTAAGAATCTTTCAGTTATCATTCAATCATTAGTTTATGTTtctatattttataatatgcAAACCAATCCATCAGGTCTTTTCACTAGAGGTGGTGCAATCTTTGCTGCCATTCTTTTCAACGCTTTTCTAAGTGAAGGGAACTTTTTGCTTGTCTGCGTAGAATTTCACAAAAACAATATTCCTATTCTATGTATAGACCAAGTGCTTTTCATATTTCACAGTTTCCAACTGATATTCCATTGACTACAGTtcaagttttttattttccattgTTGTTTATTTCATGTTTGGACTTCAATAAGAAGCTGGTAAATTCTTTACTTTCTGTTTCACTTTAATTGGTGCTACCTTGGCTACAACCAATATGTTCCGTGCCTTTGGTAATTTATCACCTATCATTGTTGTTTATTTCATGTTTGGCTTTCAATACCAAACCggttaattctttattttctgtTTTACCAAATCCAccattttattaaaagtttactagaaataaaaaataataataataataataatattaaaaataaataaataataaacaatcaaaCATAACAAGAGAACTCtacctttaattttttttttttttttttaaatttggtttgaataataatatttttttttatattttttattattattattttgttaattattaaaattttcaaaaaattactaataaatcatcaaaataaGATTCTAAAAAATCTGGTAAAATTTGCTTATTCACAAAgcaaattcttttttttgctttatttttcatttttcatttcttttttcaaaCTATTTTAGTAACAATAAAGAATAagcaaataattaatttattaaatttaaaaaaaagcaatGGCCATAACGAAAACAATACCACAATTATCAAAGAGTGATTTTAGCATCTGGtttgtttaaattaaattttcaatatcatcaccatcatcacaacCAACAATACAGCTGTTCTTAGGTGTTTTAGATACTACATAAACAATATTACTCCCAAATCACTATCaattataaacaaaataaaacaatctgaataatcaaaataattctttGGGTGAAGAAGATATAGGTcaaccaaaattattttcatcaacaCTTCAATCTTCAAAACCCGTATcaccaaaaataaatgtaaacGCCacattatcatcaccaactACGAGCTCATCAATACCAAGACCActaacaaaatcaacaaccacTACATCACctttaacaacaacaacagccaCTACAGGTAATCTTTTCAGTTCAATTCAACCAATGGCACAATCAATCATCCACACCTATACGTGATAAACCTTATGTACTTGGGCTAATGTTTAGGCTAAACTAACAATCACTTCAACAATCAAACATTCAATTTAACAATCTTCTTCTTTGCCAAATTTCACCTGTACCACCAAATTTCTCAGCACAACCATTTTACATGTTCATAAGATCTCTTTATCAATGCATCATGATGACTATATATTATTGTAACtgtaagttttaaaaatcataCTAACACAAATAtttcaacaaaaataatttgaaatctAATAAAGATAtagatttttattctttcttttatttttaaatcttcatATGAGCATATAACTTCTTGATGTTCGAGAACATTTGTAATGATACCTTCCATGAAATAACGACAAggatttaaatgatatacTCATCCTTTCCAGAAGGTAGGAATTTGGCTTGGCCGGGTCATAACGATGGCgctaataaattatcaaaaaaaaaaaaaaccaatcaaTTCTATTGAATCCATAACCCATCTCTAATTTTGCAACTGATTCAGGTTTGTGAAGTTGGGTAATTTGTTGCTGTGGTTGTTGCTGtagtaattgttgttgttgtcgatATAATTCATAGTAAAGGTGCAGTAGGTAAATTATCTTAATAATTAGAGTAgtctttataataattagtttataaaaaaaaaaaaaattaaaaaaaaaataataataataataaaaataaaaatatattcaaataaaataaactatatctttttttttttttatttcttttaaagtatttttttaaatttaattgactaagaattataattcaatttttatttatattattattattattattattttttcaaaatttaaaaataaatttggtttGAATAAAATAGTAAATATTTTGCGAAggttgcttttttttttttttttttttatttattttttgctattaaaaatatattgccgtggttagaaaaaaaaaaaaaaaaaaaatcgtttcggtatttaaagtatttaaaGGCGAGGGGTTGCCTGATCTTAATTTTATCCTTttggtcaaaaaaaaaaaaaaaaaaaaaaaaaaataaaattcgttgggaaaaataaaaaaaaaaaagtagatTCCCACCCCGACACATCAAATCTTtgcatcatttaaaaaaaaatttttttttaaaacgcTTCCAAACccaacacaaaaaaaaaatatctaaatttaatttatttttattttatttatttttttttttttttttcgtttttacctcaaaataagtttttttttttttttgttttaaatttaccagCCTTCATTtcacttttaaataaatttattcttttttttttaataaattttttttttaaaatataatttttttttttaatactatatatatatatatacaaatagaaaaaaaaaaaaatgaaattaattttaatatttattttatcaataattataaattgtt is a window encoding:
- the abcG9 gene encoding ABC transporter G family protein, giving the protein MDNNVEYELKEVSIQEGGSNLNINTPSGMSDGDFNSGANSPDIVKSENDFDKLAESLEKESKQYFAAQDNENNAGESEEDFKLRRYFENSQRMALSNGSKPKKMSICIRNLTVVGRGADLSVIADLLTPFNWFISLFKPSTWKIEKTSTFNILNNVTCFNRDGQMLLVLGRPGAGCSTLLRLISNQRGSYISVDGDIKYGGIPAKEWERYKGEAIYTPEEDSHHPTLTVRETLDFALKCKTIHNRLPDEKKVTFREKISSLLLSMFGIVHQADTIVGNEYIRGLSGGERKRLTITEAMVSSASITCWDCSTRGLDAASALDYAKSIRIMSDTLHKTSIASFYQASDSIYNLFDNVLVLEKGRCIYFGPVGQAKQYFLDLGFDCEPRKSVPDFLTGVTNPQERIIRKGFEGRVPETSADFEQAWKASELCREMERQQTEHEKKIEVEQPHLDFIEEVRANKSKTNTKTSVYTTSFPTQVRALIVRHSQIIWGDKFSLVSRYLSVIIQSFVYGSVFYNMQTNLSGLFTRGGAIFAAILFNAFLSEGELFATFYGRRILQKQQSYAMYRPSAFHIAQVVTDIPLTTVQVFLFSIVVYFMFGLQYEAGKFFIFCFTLIGATLATTNMFRAFGNLSPSLYVSQNVMTGILIFMISYCGYSIPKNKMHPWFGWFFWANPFTYAFKALMANEFMDLNFSCETEAIPYGTDPTTGAPYDNSVRVCASAGSRPNTLEVKGSDYLMDALTFKSDDRTLNIFITYLWWVLFIIINMVAVEYLEWTSGGFTTKTYKKGKAPKLNDAEEERKQNEIVAKATSEMKDTLKMRGGVFTWENIKYTVPVGKTQKLLLDDVEGWIKPGQMTALMGSSGAGKTTLLDVLAKRKTLGTVQGKTFLNGKALEIDFERITGYVEQMDVHNPGLTVREALRFSAKLRQEPSVSLEEKYDYVEHVLEMMEMKHLGDALVGTLETGVGISVEERKRLTIGVELVAKPHILFLDEPTSGLDAQSSYNIVKFIRKLADAGMPLVCTIHQPSSVLFEHFDRILLLAKGGKTVYFGDIGERSKTLTSYFERQGVRPCTEFENPAEYILEATGAGVHGKTEINWPEVWKQSPELQEVRRELSSLEASGSSSSSNENGVPREFATSIWYQTWEVYKRMNVIYFRDPFYAYGSILQAVMTGIIVGFTFWDLKDSSSDMNQRIFFIFQALLLGILLIFVVMVQFLVQKEYFKRDYASKFYSWFPFAISIVLVEIPYTIVCGSVFFFCSFWTAGLFMEGQNGANFYFWIIFIIYLFFCVSFGGAIAAVCNHMFLAMTLVPLLIVFLFLFCGVMVPPSQIPTFWKGWVYHLNPCRYFMEGIITNVLEHQKVNCSYEDLTKFNNPTTLTCEEYFVPATGYVTNTTSDNSECGYCIFNSGEQYYKTLEWDASNKGRSIAILIAFWMFNIFLVVSFVYLTRKPSR